GCCGCCGCTCTGCCGTGAGCGGCGGCGGCTCGGCGCCGAGCCAGTCGCGCGTGAGCACGAACGCCTGCTCGGCGCCGCGGAATGGCCCCCGCACGATCCGCCCGTCGTACGAGGCCAGGAACAGGATGTGGACGAGCGCCTGGCCCGATGGGTCGTAGCCGGCCGCCTCGAGCCGCGCCCCGATCTCGGCGCGTGCCAGCGGCCCCTCCGCGCCCAGCACCCGCACGGCCAGATCGGCCGCCGCCCGGGCCCGGTCGGGCGAGTAGCCGCACTGCTCGAGCCGGCGCAGGTTGCCGGTCCGCTGGGTCGGCGCCGACAGGCCGAGCAGCCAGGGGTAGTCGTCCGGGAGCACCATGTGGAGCGTGCCGCGGCACGTCCACGTGACGAGCACGTCGCGGCGCTCGAGCTCGGCGTTCACGCTCGCCGCGGTCAGGCCGCGCGTGCGGCCGCGGACGGCGAGGCGGCCGGCGCGGAGGTTCTGCGACTGCACCGAGAGCAGGCGACGGGCGACCTCCGCGGCCGAGCCCGCCGGCGTCCCGGCCAGCAGCTGGGCGCCGAGGCGGCGGCGGCGCACGGCGGAGGAGTCTCGCGCGGTCACGGGGCACACGAGGGTAGTCTGCCGCCGTGGCCGACGCGCCCGTCCGCGTGACGCAGTACACCGATCCCAGCTGCCCCTGGGCGTACTCCGCCGAGCCGTTCCTGCGCGCCCTCGAGTGGCGCTACGGCGATGGCCTCGAGTGGCGCACCGTGATGATCGGCCTGTCCGAGGACACCCGCGCGCGGGAGCGGGCAGGGGTCACGCCGGAGAGCCGGGTGCAGGGCTGGCTGGACTTCGGCGGGCGGTTCGGGATGCCGGTGTCGAGCACGCCGCGGACGCGCCTGATCGCGTCGGGCCGCGCCTGCCGCGCGGTCAAGGCGGCCGAGCGCGACGGGGCCGCCGCCGCGGCCCGGCTGCTGCGCGCGATCCGCCTGGCCTGGTTCACCTCGACGCTCCTGCTGGACGGCGACGACGACCTCGCCGAGATGGCCGAAAGCGTCGGGCTCGACGGGGCGGCGATCGTGACGGGGATCGGCGATCCGGAGGTCGAGGCGGCCTACCAGCGCGACCGGGCCGAGGCCCGCAGCGCGGGCGAGACCGGCGCCCCGGCGGTGGCGCAGGGCCGGGCGGCCGAGTCAGACTCCGGCGCGCGCTTCACGGCGCCGAGCCTCGTGTTCGAGCGTGACGGGCAGCGGCTCGTCGCCGGCGGCTGGCAGCCCTTCGACGCCTACGACCTGTGCGTCGCCAACCTGGCGCCCGACCTGCCCCGGCGGCCGGCACCGGAGCCGGCGGATCTGCTGGCGGCGTTCCCGGCCGGCCTGGTCACCGTCGAGGTGGCCCAGGTGTGCCGCGACCGAAACGACGACTGCACGCCGGCGGCCGCCGCGTCCGCCCTGGCCGAGCTCGAGCGGGCGGGGATCGTCAAGCGCACGCCGATCGGAGACAACGACGGCCTCTGGCAGCGGATCGCCTGAGCGGCGGCTGATCGTCGTCCGTCACGGCGCCACCGCGTGGAACGCGGAGGGCCGCTACACGACGCGGTCGGACATTCCGCTGAGCGACGAGGGCGTCGCCCAGGCGCGCGCGGCCGCGGCGGCGCTCGCGCGGGAGCGGATCGACCGCGTCTTCTGCTCGCCGCTCGGCCGTGCCCGGATCACGGGCGAGACGATCGCGGCGGCCCAGGCCCACGGCGCGCCCGAGGTGACCGTGGACGAGCGCCTGACCGAGATCGACGCGGGGCCGTTCGAGGGCCTCACCGTCGCCGAGATCGAGGCGGGCCCGCTGTCCGAGGCCCACGCCCGCTGGCACGCCGACACCGACCCGGTCGCGCCCGAGGGCGCCGAGACGCTGGCCGCGGCCCGCGACCGGGCCGCAGCGTTCTTCGCATCCGTGCGCGAGCTGCCGGGCACGACCCTGGCGGCCACGCACGGCTCGCTCACGCGCGTGCTGGTCGCGAGCGTCGTCCTCGGCGCCGATCCGGCCGCGCACCGGCGCATGTGGCTCGCGAACTGCCACTGGGCGACCATCGAGCTGGGCTCGCGGCCACGTCTGGTGGCGTTCAACGCCGGCGCCGGGCGCTGATACAGGACCGTCACAGGTTCGCACACCGTCCGCGCGCCGCGCTCCCGTATCATCTGCCCATGATCCGCCGCCTCGTTCTCGCCACCCTCGCCACCGGAGCCCTGCTCGCGGTGGCGGCGCCGGCCGCATCGGCCGCCACGACGCAGGTCACGCCTGCGTCGTCCTCGAACATCGTCAAGGCCCTGCAGCTCAAGCTGATCAGGCTCAAGTACCTGGCTCCGGGCCTCGCGACCGGCAACTACGGCAACCGCACGATCCAGGCGGTCATGGCGTTTCAGGGCTGGGTCGGCCTGCCCCGCGACGGCGTCGCCGGCACGGCCACCTACCAGGCCCTCAAGCACGCCCAGATCCCGGTCTCCTGGGGACACAAGCACAAGCACATGGAAGTCCACAAGGCCCGGCAGGTGCTGCTCCTGATCGGCAAGCTCGGCCACGTCAAGCGCGCCATCCACGTCTCCACGGCCGGCCCGGGCCACTTCACGCCCGACGGGATCTTCCACATCTACCGCAAGGAGATCATGTCGTGGTCGACGCTCTTCGACGTGTGGCTCCCCTACGCCGACTACTTCACCGGCGGGTTCGCGTTCCACGAGTACCCGGACGTCCCCGGCGTCCCGGCCTCGCACGGATGCATCCGGATCGCCGACGGCGACGCCCAGGTGGTGTGGAAGTTCGCGACGCTGGGCACGCGGGTCGCGATCCGCGACAGCTGACCTGCCCCAGGCGGTCGGACGACCGCTCGCCAACTTCCATGTCTCGCGAACCGCCGTCGAATGCGAACACCTGCTGCCGGAGCTCAAGCCCGATCAGGTGCTCGGCCACGATCCTCCGTCGAGTCGGCCGGCTGCTTCGCGGCGCCGCCACGACCTGACGTTTTACAGATCCTTTTCTAATCCCGCCGCCGGGGCCGCCGATCACTGACGGCATGCGCCGTCGTCTGATCGTCGTCCTCGCAACCCTCGCCCTGGCCGCCGGCCTCGGCACCGCCACCGCCCGCGCCGCGAGCACGCCCTGGTACCCGCTCTTCCAGGCGATCAACGACGTTCGCCGCTCGCACGGCCTGCGCCCGGTCGTCCCCTCGCCGCGCCTGCACTGGGCCGCCCGGCACCACTCGAACGACATGCTGGTGCACCACTACTTCGCCCACACGAGCCCGTGGGGCTCGACGCTCTACGGCCGCATCCTGAGCTCGGGCTTCCTCACGTACGGCTACTGGGAGGCCGGCGAGACGCTGGCCTGGGGCACCGGCTTCGACGCCACGCCCGCCGGCGTCGTGCAGATGTGGATGCACAGCCCCGAGCACCGCGCGATCCTGCTCTCGCCGCTCTTCCGGTTCGTCGGCATCGGCCGCGCACAGGGGCGCTTCCTGGGCCACGCCGGCGCCGCGGTGTGGACCGCCGACTGGGGCCACAGGTAGTCAGTACCATAGGGCGCATGGCGCCCCGCAAGGTCGTGCTCGCCTCACCCCGCGGCTACTGCGCCGGAGTCGACCGTGCCGTCGACACGGTGGAGCGGGCCCTCGACCACTTCGGGCCGCCCGTGTACGTCCGCCGCGAGATCGTGCACAACCGCCACGTCGTCTCGGAGCTGACCGGCCGCGGCGCCGTCTTCGTCGAGACCGAGGAGGACGTCCCGCCCGGCGCCGTGCTCGTGCTCTCCGCCCACGGCGTCGCCCCGGAGGTGCACCGGCGCAGCGCCGAGCGCAGCCTGCAGGTGCTCGACGCGACCTGCCCCCTCGTCACCAAGGTGCACGCCGAGGCCCGCCGGTTCGCCGCCCGCGGCTACACGATCGTCCTCGTCGGCCACGCCGGCCACGAGGAGGTGATCGGGACGATGGGCGAGGCGCCCGAGGCGATCCGCCTGGTCGAGTCGATCGCCGACGTCGAGGTGCTCGACGTGCCCAATCCCGAGCGGGTCGCCTACATCACCCAGACGACGCTCTCGGTCGACGAGACCGTCGAGATCATCGCGGCCCTGCGCCGCCGCTACCCGGCCGCCATCGGGCCGAAGCGCGACGACATCTGCTACGCCACCCAGAACCGCCAGAACGCCGTCAAGCGGCTGGCGACGGTGGTCGACCTCGTGCTCGTGATCGGGTCGCGGAACTCGTCCAACTCGAATCGCCTGGTCGAGGTGACGCGCGAGCTGGGCGTGCCGGCCCACCTGATCGACGACGAGGGCGACATCGACCCGGCCTGGCTCGAGGGGGTCGAGACGGTCGGCATCACCTCCGGCGCGTCCGCGCCCGAGACGCTCGTCGACCGCGTGATCGCCCACTTCCGCGAGCTGGGCGTCGAGCACGTCGAGGCCCAGCACGCCGAGCCGGAGGACGTGCACTTCACGCTCCCGACCGAGCTCCGCCGCGCCGTCGGCTCCTAACGCCTGGCCCGCAGGTAGGCGTGAGCCATGCGCCAGGTCGCGTGACCCGATTCGACCAGCGGCCGTACATGTGCAACCAACCGACCTCGCTCCGAGGCGGTGAGCGCGGCGTCCATCGCCTCGGCGAGGGTCGGCACGTTCGGGTTGGCGGCCGTCCGCACGAACACGTTCCACGGCACCGGGTCGGCGGCGCGGATCTCGGCAGTCAGCGTGAGCTCCACCTCGCCGAACCCCACCTCTTCGGCCAGCGCGACGAGGTCGCGCTCATCGAAGTCCAACATCGGATCCGTCTGCGGCGGGACGGCGTCGTGATACACCGCCCTGATCTTCTCGATCACGTCCGCCACCGGTGTGACGTCCACACCGAACATGTGATTCCCGGTCCACTCCACCTGGGCGAACCGGTTGATCGGCTCGAACAGCGAGAGTCGCCCACGAGGTGCGAGCACCCGGTTGAACTCGCGGAAGCACGCCCGCTTGGCGGCCACGTAGATCAGGACCGACCGGGCGACGACCACGTCAGCGGAAGCCGACGGGAGCGGTTCGAGGTCGTCCGCCGAACATCGGACGAAGTCGCAACGGTCGAGCACGCCCGCCACGGCGGCGCGTCGCTCGCACTCGCGGAGAACGTCCGCCGAGATGTCCGAGAAGACAACCGCTCCCGCGCCTCGCTCGAGCGCCCCGAACCCGATCAACCCCTCACCGCAGCCCACGTCGAGCACGCGGCGGCCCGACAAGGGCTCGGCTCCGTCGAGCACCCGGTCGCGGATGGGATGGAGCACCTCCGCGAAAAGCCGATCACGCGTCTCCCGGTCGCCGCCGAATCGGCGCTCCGCCAGCCAGCTCGCCCAGCGATCCGTCTCCGGCATCGTGCCCGGATGCTACGGCCGAACCCCTAGCGCAGGACGAGCAGGGCGTCGAGCGAGACCTGCGGGTGCGAGCGCGTGCCCAGGCAGACGATCCGGATCGTGTGCGGCCCGGCGGTCGCCCAGGTGCGGGCGAAGACCACCTGACGCTGGGCCGAGGTCGTCGCGCGCAGGTGCACGATCGCGACCGACTTCCCGTCGATCAGCACGCGGGCGCTGCCGCTCGTGGGCGTCTTGGACGCGACCCAGGCGATCTCGCGGCCCGTGAAGCGCAGCGTGGCGGTGGCGCCGGCCCGGCTCGTGCGCCGCACCGACCCGCCGTAGGCGGCGCGGGCGCGCAGGGGGCTCCAACCGCCGCGGTAGACGATCGCGGGGCTCGAGTTCTGGTAGGCGCTCAGGTGGACGGGCGCCGACGTGGCCGTGGCGGAGGCGAGGTCGGAGCAGTCGGTCGCGGACGCCGAGAACAGGTAGGCCTTCGACGCGGGCGCGGCCTGAGTCGTCGCCGACCGCACGGTGGCGAGGGTCAGCGGCACGGACGCGAACGGGTTGCCGGCGAAGCGCCGGGCCACCGTCGAGCGGCACACGCCGCTGGCCGAGTCGGTCGCCTTCCAGGTCAGCCGCAGCGGCACCTTCGACGCGCCGAGGGTGGCGCCGTTGGCGATCGTGGCCACGGGCGCGGTCGCGACCGGCGGCGTCGTGTCGGCGGCCGCGGTGGTCGAGAACACCGCCAGGTGGTGCTGCTCGACGACGCCCGGATGGGTCTGCCACTCGAGGAAGTCGCCGCCGAAGTAGACGTGCTGGCCGTAGGCGAGCTCGGAGTAGACGCCGAGGTCGGAGCCGGCGGCTGCGGGATGCCAGGCGCCGGGCGAGCGGTCGACGAGGCCGGTGATCGGGCTGATGATCGCCACCTTGTGGCGTACCTGCGAGCCGACCTTGGTGAAGTGGCCGCCGAGCACGAGCTGCTGCGAGGCGCCCGAGCCGACCAGCGCGACGGTGTTCACGTTGCCGTTGGTCGTCTCCGTCCAGCGCAGCTTGCCGGTCGAGAGCACGAAGGAGCGGACGTGACCTCCGCCCCCGCGGTCGCCGGCGTACAGGTACTTGCCGTTCTCGGCGAACGCCAGGATCGTGTCGCGCGTGTGCGAGCGCCAGGGGTGCAGGCGGTTCTGGACAGGATCGATCGAGGCCAGGTGGGCGACGTCGGCCTTGTTCACGTGGTGGAACGAGCCCCCGATGAAGAGCGTCGAGCCGCCGGCGGCGGGCAGGAGCGCCCGCACGGCGCCGTCGACCTTGGGGTGCCACGAGGTGAGCGCGCCGGTCGCCGCCGACGCGGAGGCGAGCCGCGGCCGGCCGTGGCCGCCCACGTGCAGGAAGGCGCCGCCGAGGTACACGCGCGGGCCGATCTGGGTCACGGCGTAGACGATCCCGTCGGTGTTGGCGACCCATGGCCGCACGGTGCCGGTGGTCGTCAGGTCGGTCGGCGCGATCGCGGCCATCGCCGCCGCGTGGGCGCGGGCCTTGCCGCCGAGGGAGGTGAAGTCGCCGCCGATGTAGACCGTCTTGCCGTCGACCGACACGGCCATCGAGCGCACGGTCCCGTTCGCGCCCGGGTTCCACGGCAGCACATGCCCGTCGATCGCCGACACGGCCGCGAGGTGGTTCCGCGCGAGCACCGTGCCATTCGTGTCGACCATCTGGGTGAACTTGCCGCCGACGTAGACGACGTCGTTCACGCGCACGATCGCGAGGACGCGGCCGTTCGCGGTGGCCCAGGGTGAGGCCGGCGCCGGGGCGAGGGTCGCTGCAGCGCTCGAGGCCTGCAGGAGCAGGCTCGCGAGCGCGACCACGGGGACGAGTGCCCGGCGGGCTCGGGACATGACGATGGGATCCTCTCCTGGGGGGTGGCGATGGATTGCACGACTGCAATCGTGCTAGTCCCAGTTTGTGACTTGAACGGGTACGCGTCAGTCCCCCGCCCGGGGGAGTCGCGGCCGGATGGGTCTAGGCTCGGGAGACGGCGAGCTCGGCGCCGGGCTCGACCGCGACCGCGAGCGTCTCGGACGCGATCCACTCGCCGTGCTCGGCGAAGGCGCGGCTGACGTCGCCGTCGTTCTCCGGGAAGGTGATCCGGATCCGGTCGGTGACCTCGAAGCCGGCGTCCTGGCGCATCTTCTGGATCGTGCGGATCACGTCGCGGACGACGCCCTCGAGCCGAAGCTCCGGCGTGATCTCGGTGTCGAGCGCCACGGCGAAGCCGTCGCCGTCTGCGACCGCGAAGCCCTCGCGGGCGCGCGCCCGCAGCTCGTACTCGCCCGGCTCGAGCACCCAGTCGCCGACGCGCACGCGGCCGTCTTGGAGCTCGAACTCGCCCTCGCGCAGGAGGCCGCGGATGACCGCCAGCTCGCGCCCGTACCTGGGGCCGAGCAGCTTGAGGAGCGGCATGACCTCGACCTGGGCGAACTCCTCCGCCGAGGTCGTCAGCCGCACGCCCTTCACCCCGAGCTCGGCGGCGACCAGCTCGACGTGCTCGGCGATGTGGCCGCGGCGGACCGGGTCGTCGGTCGCGACGATCACCTCGCGCAGCGGCTGACGCAGCTTGATGTGCGCCTCGTCGCGGCTGCGGAAGCCGAGCCGAACGACCGCCCGCACGGTGTCCATCGCCGCCACCAGCTCGGCGTCGGCCAGCTCCTCGCGCACCTCCGGGTACCCGGCCAGGTGCACGCCGATAGGTGCGTCCGGGCAGACCCCGCGGACGAGGTTCTGCCACACCTCGTCGGCCAGGAACGGCATCACCGGCGAGACGCACCGGATCGCCTGCACGAGCGCGTACCAGAGCGCCTCGAACGCGGCCTTCGTGTCGGCCGGGTCGTCCGAGCGCCAGAAGCGCGTCCGCGACAGCCGCACGTACCAGTTGGAGAGGTCGTCCAGGAACGTCTCGAACGCGCGCACGAGCCGCGGCGACTCCCACGCGTCGAGCGCCGCCCGGCACTCCCCGACGAGCCACTGGGTGCGGG
The genomic region above belongs to Gaiellales bacterium and contains:
- a CDS encoding crosslink repair DNA glycosylase YcaQ family protein, with the protein product MTARDSSAVRRRRLGAQLLAGTPAGSAAEVARRLLSVQSQNLRAGRLAVRGRTRGLTAASVNAELERRDVLVTWTCRGTLHMVLPDDYPWLLGLSAPTQRTGNLRRLEQCGYSPDRARAAADLAVRVLGAEGPLARAEIGARLEAAGYDPSGQALVHILFLASYDGRIVRGPFRGAEQAFVLTRDWLGAEPPPLTAERR
- a CDS encoding DsbA family protein, coding for MADAPVRVTQYTDPSCPWAYSAEPFLRALEWRYGDGLEWRTVMIGLSEDTRARERAGVTPESRVQGWLDFGGRFGMPVSSTPRTRLIASGRACRAVKAAERDGAAAAARLLRAIRLAWFTSTLLLDGDDDLAEMAESVGLDGAAIVTGIGDPEVEAAYQRDRAEARSAGETGAPAVAQGRAAESDSGARFTAPSLVFERDGQRLVAGGWQPFDAYDLCVANLAPDLPRRPAPEPADLLAAFPAGLVTVEVAQVCRDRNDDCTPAAAASALAELERAGIVKRTPIGDNDGLWQRIA
- a CDS encoding histidine phosphatase family protein produces the protein MVVRHGATAWNAEGRYTTRSDIPLSDEGVAQARAAAAALARERIDRVFCSPLGRARITGETIAAAQAHGAPEVTVDERLTEIDAGPFEGLTVAEIEAGPLSEAHARWHADTDPVAPEGAETLAAARDRAAAFFASVRELPGTTLAATHGSLTRVLVASVVLGADPAAHRRMWLANCHWATIELGSRPRLVAFNAGAGR
- a CDS encoding L,D-transpeptidase family protein, with the protein product MIRRLVLATLATGALLAVAAPAASAATTQVTPASSSNIVKALQLKLIRLKYLAPGLATGNYGNRTIQAVMAFQGWVGLPRDGVAGTATYQALKHAQIPVSWGHKHKHMEVHKARQVLLLIGKLGHVKRAIHVSTAGPGHFTPDGIFHIYRKEIMSWSTLFDVWLPYADYFTGGFAFHEYPDVPGVPASHGCIRIADGDAQVVWKFATLGTRVAIRDS
- a CDS encoding CAP domain-containing protein, which gives rise to MRRRLIVVLATLALAAGLGTATARAASTPWYPLFQAINDVRRSHGLRPVVPSPRLHWAARHHSNDMLVHHYFAHTSPWGSTLYGRILSSGFLTYGYWEAGETLAWGTGFDATPAGVVQMWMHSPEHRAILLSPLFRFVGIGRAQGRFLGHAGAAVWTADWGHR
- a CDS encoding 4-hydroxy-3-methylbut-2-enyl diphosphate reductase, encoding MAPRKVVLASPRGYCAGVDRAVDTVERALDHFGPPVYVRREIVHNRHVVSELTGRGAVFVETEEDVPPGAVLVLSAHGVAPEVHRRSAERSLQVLDATCPLVTKVHAEARRFAARGYTIVLVGHAGHEEVIGTMGEAPEAIRLVESIADVEVLDVPNPERVAYITQTTLSVDETVEIIAALRRRYPAAIGPKRDDICYATQNRQNAVKRLATVVDLVLVIGSRNSSNSNRLVEVTRELGVPAHLIDDEGDIDPAWLEGVETVGITSGASAPETLVDRVIAHFRELGVEHVEAQHAEPEDVHFTLPTELRRAVGS
- a CDS encoding class I SAM-dependent methyltransferase, which codes for MPETDRWASWLAERRFGGDRETRDRLFAEVLHPIRDRVLDGAEPLSGRRVLDVGCGEGLIGFGALERGAGAVVFSDISADVLRECERRAAVAGVLDRCDFVRCSADDLEPLPSASADVVVARSVLIYVAAKRACFREFNRVLAPRGRLSLFEPINRFAQVEWTGNHMFGVDVTPVADVIEKIRAVYHDAVPPQTDPMLDFDERDLVALAEEVGFGEVELTLTAEIRAADPVPWNVFVRTAANPNVPTLAEAMDAALTASERGRLVAHVRPLVESGHATWRMAHAYLRARR